One Bremerella sp. JC817 genomic window carries:
- a CDS encoding DUF1501 domain-containing protein: protein MSNSEMPKSTYCGNTRREFLWNAGAKFPGLALTYMLAKDGFLANQAVAADGVSAFDNPLAARQPMFEGKAKNVIFLFMYGGPSHVDTFDYKPKLYDLDGKTVPVKTKGRGGEKNEGRVVGPKWNFKQYGQSGQWVSELFPNLATCVDDISFLKSCQADSPIHGSAMLMMNSGRILSGFPTLGSWITYGLGTVNQNLPGYVVMLDPSGGPISGAKNWTCGFMPANYQGTMFRSKGAPIIDLATPEGMSRAAQRRILDAMKEANQHHLEDRPDNSELAARIHSYELAYRMQEHAPEAVDLADETEETKKLYGIDNPQTEEFGRRCLLARRLVERGVRFVQLYSGGHHNDNNWDAHGDLEKNHNYHAGRTDLPIAGLIKDLKRKGMLDDTLIIWGGEFGRQPTAEYEKGTGRDHNSYGFTMWMAGGGIKGGVSYGATDELGAEAVENPLHVKRIHATILNQLGLDPNALSYFYSGLDQKLVGVEHVEPIHEIIS from the coding sequence ATGTCGAACTCGGAAATGCCGAAATCAACCTATTGTGGTAACACTCGGCGCGAGTTTTTGTGGAACGCTGGGGCCAAGTTCCCAGGTCTCGCATTGACCTACATGCTGGCCAAGGATGGCTTCCTGGCGAATCAGGCCGTCGCTGCTGACGGCGTTTCGGCCTTCGATAACCCGTTGGCTGCCCGTCAGCCGATGTTTGAAGGCAAGGCGAAGAATGTCATCTTCCTGTTCATGTATGGCGGTCCGAGCCACGTCGACACGTTCGATTACAAGCCAAAGCTGTACGATCTCGACGGCAAGACCGTCCCCGTGAAGACTAAGGGGCGTGGTGGCGAAAAGAACGAAGGTCGCGTTGTCGGGCCTAAATGGAACTTCAAGCAGTATGGCCAGTCGGGGCAGTGGGTCTCGGAACTGTTCCCAAACCTGGCGACCTGCGTTGACGACATTTCGTTCTTGAAGTCGTGCCAGGCCGATTCGCCGATCCATGGTTCGGCCATGTTGATGATGAACTCGGGCCGTATTCTCAGCGGTTTCCCCACCCTCGGTTCGTGGATCACTTATGGTCTGGGCACGGTCAATCAGAACCTGCCAGGCTACGTCGTGATGCTTGACCCTTCCGGTGGTCCGATCAGCGGTGCCAAGAACTGGACGTGCGGTTTCATGCCGGCCAACTACCAGGGCACGATGTTCCGCAGCAAGGGTGCCCCGATCATCGATCTGGCGACCCCAGAAGGAATGTCGCGGGCGGCTCAACGTCGTATCCTCGATGCGATGAAGGAAGCCAATCAGCACCACCTGGAAGATCGGCCGGACAACTCAGAGTTGGCCGCTCGAATTCATAGCTATGAACTGGCTTACCGCATGCAGGAACATGCTCCGGAAGCAGTTGACCTGGCCGATGAAACGGAAGAAACCAAGAAGCTATACGGTATCGACAACCCACAGACGGAAGAATTCGGCCGTCGCTGCTTGCTGGCTCGCCGTCTGGTCGAACGTGGCGTTCGTTTCGTTCAGCTTTACTCGGGCGGTCACCATAACGACAACAACTGGGACGCCCACGGCGACCTGGAAAAGAATCACAACTACCATGCTGGTCGTACCGATTTGCCAATCGCTGGTCTGATCAAGGACCTGAAGCGAAAGGGTATGTTGGACGACACCCTGATTATTTGGGGTGGTGAGTTTGGTCGTCAGCCGACTGCCGAATACGAAAAGGGGACCGGCCGTGACCACAATTCGTATGGTTTCACCATGTGGATGGCTGGTGGCGGTATCAAGGGTGGCGTTTCGTACGGTGCCACCGACGAGCTGGGTGCCGAAGCGGTGGAAAACCCACTCCATGTGAAGCGGATCCACGCCACGATCCTGAACCAGTTGGGTCTCGATCCAAACGCTTTGAGCTATTTCTACAGCGGTTTGGATCAAAAATTGGTCGGCGTCGAACACGTCGAACCGATCCACGAAATCATTTCTTAG
- the pckA gene encoding phosphoenolpyruvate carboxykinase (ATP): MSKIDLKGLEIEVEDIRRNMAPSTLYEEAIRDEEDAAVADSGALIAYSGEKTGRSPKDKRVVESVHSKDDVWWGPINIPIEDRIYRINLERAKDYLNTRKKLYVVDAFAGWDPKYRLKIRVICSRPYHALFMHTMLIRPTPEELKDFGDPDVVIYNAGRFPANRHTPGMTSKTSVDVNLEDREMVILGTEYAGEMKKGVFTMMNYYMPKQGVLSMHCSATCAPDSDRSSILFGLSGTGKTTLSADPKRMLIGDDEHCWSDDGIFNIEGGCYAKAIDLTPDNEPEIFQALRFGAVLENVVYDKEDHHVDFTDTSITQNTRGAYPIEFIGNAKIPCVAGHPSDVIFLTCDAFGVLPPVSKLTSAQAMYHFISGYTAKIAGTEVGITEPQATFSPCFGGPFLVWHPGKYAELLAEKLEKHNANVWLVNTGWTGGAYGEGQRIKLKYTRAIIDAIHDGTLANAPTAVDPVFGVHVIQECQNVPNEILTPKSTWKNPADYDKSASKLASLFIENFQKYSSGVSEEVRKAGPVA, from the coding sequence ATGAGTAAAATCGATTTAAAGGGATTGGAAATCGAAGTCGAAGACATCCGCCGTAATATGGCCCCTTCGACCCTCTATGAAGAAGCCATTCGCGACGAAGAAGATGCCGCCGTCGCCGATTCGGGCGCTTTGATCGCCTACAGCGGCGAAAAGACGGGCCGCTCGCCGAAGGACAAGCGTGTCGTCGAATCGGTCCACTCGAAGGACGATGTCTGGTGGGGACCGATCAATATTCCGATTGAAGATCGAATCTATCGAATCAACCTCGAGCGGGCCAAAGACTATCTGAATACCCGCAAGAAGCTGTACGTGGTCGACGCCTTCGCCGGCTGGGATCCGAAGTATCGCCTGAAGATCCGGGTGATTTGCTCGCGTCCGTACCACGCCTTGTTCATGCACACCATGCTGATCCGGCCGACTCCGGAAGAGTTGAAGGATTTCGGCGATCCGGACGTGGTGATCTACAACGCTGGGCGTTTTCCGGCCAACCGCCACACGCCTGGCATGACCTCGAAAACGAGCGTCGACGTCAATCTTGAAGACCGCGAAATGGTCATCCTCGGCACGGAATACGCCGGTGAGATGAAGAAGGGGGTCTTCACAATGATGAATTATTACATGCCCAAACAGGGTGTGTTGTCGATGCACTGCAGTGCGACCTGCGCACCTGACTCGGACCGCAGCAGCATCTTGTTCGGCCTCTCGGGAACGGGCAAAACGACCCTTTCGGCCGACCCGAAGCGGATGTTGATCGGAGACGACGAACATTGCTGGAGCGATGACGGCATCTTCAATATTGAAGGGGGTTGCTACGCGAAGGCGATCGACCTGACGCCAGACAACGAGCCGGAGATCTTCCAGGCGCTTCGTTTTGGTGCCGTGCTCGAGAACGTGGTCTACGACAAAGAAGACCATCACGTCGACTTCACCGACACCAGCATCACGCAGAATACCCGCGGTGCGTATCCGATCGAGTTCATCGGCAACGCCAAGATTCCTTGCGTGGCTGGCCATCCGAGCGATGTGATCTTCCTGACCTGCGATGCGTTCGGCGTGTTGCCACCGGTCAGCAAGTTGACCTCGGCTCAGGCCATGTATCACTTCATCAGTGGTTACACCGCCAAGATCGCCGGCACCGAAGTTGGTATCACCGAGCCGCAAGCGACCTTCAGCCCTTGCTTCGGCGGACCGTTCCTCGTCTGGCATCCTGGCAAGTATGCCGAACTGCTGGCCGAGAAGCTCGAAAAGCACAATGCGAATGTCTGGCTGGTGAACACCGGTTGGACTGGTGGAGCGTACGGGGAAGGGCAGCGCATCAAGCTGAAGTATACCCGTGCGATCATCGACGCCATTCACGATGGCACGCTGGCCAACGCACCGACCGCCGTCGATCCGGTCTTCGGCGTGCATGTGATTCAGGAGTGCCAGAACGTTCCGAACGAGATCTTGACGCCGAAGTCGACCTGGAAGAACCCAGCCGACTACGACAAGTCTGCCTCGAAGCTTGCTTCGCTCTTCATCGAGAACTTCCAGAAGTACAGCTCTGGCGTCAGCGAAGAAGTGCGCAAGGCGGGCCCGGTCGCCTAG
- a CDS encoding sulfatase gives MFHRIFPGFVVALAFLVWGAYSVEAAETKRPNFVFFLVDDLGWADLSCYGSTFNESPNIDALAKSGMKFNQAYTACPVCSPTRASIVTGRHPVRVDVTDWIPGNGTIGKFLHVDDRDNLALEEVTMAEALKEEGYQTFFAGKWHLGEKGHWPNDQGFETNIGGHHAGSPPGGYYAPWKNPVLEARREGEYLTERLTEESIHFLEARDQAKPFLLYLCYYNVHTPITPYKKRIEHFEEKAEATFEGETPTLKEHEGNSRARQDNAAYASMIAAVDQSVGEIVAKLDELKLDENTVVCFFSDNGGLCTLGGKRVGPTSNLPLRSGKGWLYEGGVRSPMIVKAPGVTQPGTESEAPVVSMDFFPTFLELAGLPLQPNVHNDGESLVGLLKGEKQAEDRTLYWHYPHYHGSAWKPGASIRDGDWKLIEFYEYDTVELYDLSKDPNEQHDLSALMPEKTTQLREKLRTWQKEMNAKMPQPNPNYRGGAK, from the coding sequence ATGTTCCACCGTATCTTTCCTGGTTTCGTCGTGGCATTAGCCTTCCTCGTGTGGGGTGCCTACTCAGTCGAGGCCGCCGAGACGAAGCGACCTAACTTCGTCTTCTTCCTGGTCGACGACCTCGGTTGGGCCGATCTTTCGTGCTACGGCAGCACCTTCAACGAGTCTCCGAATATCGATGCCCTCGCCAAGAGCGGCATGAAGTTCAACCAGGCCTACACGGCTTGCCCGGTCTGCTCGCCGACCCGAGCTTCGATCGTCACTGGACGTCATCCGGTGCGTGTCGACGTGACCGACTGGATCCCTGGCAACGGCACGATCGGCAAGTTTCTGCACGTCGACGACCGTGACAACCTGGCTCTCGAAGAAGTCACCATGGCGGAGGCCCTGAAGGAAGAGGGATATCAAACCTTCTTCGCCGGCAAGTGGCATCTGGGTGAGAAGGGACATTGGCCGAACGATCAAGGGTTCGAAACGAACATCGGCGGTCACCACGCCGGGTCGCCGCCCGGGGGGTATTATGCTCCTTGGAAGAATCCCGTTCTCGAAGCGAGGCGGGAAGGGGAGTACCTCACCGAGCGTTTGACGGAGGAGTCGATTCACTTCCTGGAGGCCCGCGACCAGGCAAAGCCGTTTCTGCTTTATCTGTGTTATTACAACGTCCACACGCCAATCACTCCTTATAAGAAGCGGATCGAGCACTTCGAAGAGAAAGCGGAAGCGACCTTTGAAGGTGAAACGCCCACGCTCAAAGAGCACGAAGGGAATTCCCGGGCTCGCCAAGACAATGCGGCTTATGCGTCGATGATCGCGGCGGTCGATCAAAGCGTGGGAGAAATTGTCGCGAAGCTCGACGAACTGAAATTAGACGAAAACACAGTCGTTTGCTTCTTCTCAGACAATGGCGGTCTGTGCACCTTAGGTGGCAAACGGGTCGGACCAACCTCGAATCTTCCACTTCGGAGCGGCAAGGGTTGGCTCTACGAAGGGGGCGTGCGAAGTCCGATGATCGTCAAAGCTCCTGGCGTGACACAGCCAGGCACCGAATCGGAAGCCCCGGTCGTGAGCATGGACTTCTTTCCAACCTTCCTCGAATTGGCCGGTTTGCCGCTGCAACCGAACGTTCACAACGACGGCGAGTCGCTGGTGGGGCTGCTGAAGGGGGAGAAGCAGGCAGAAGATCGGACTCTTTATTGGCACTACCCCCACTACCATGGTTCTGCCTGGAAGCCAGGTGCGTCGATCCGCGATGGGGATTGGAAGCTGATCGAGTTTTATGAATACGACACGGTCGAACTCTACGACCTGAGCAAGGACCCAAACGAGCAGCACGACCTGAGTGCCTTGATGCCAGAAAAGACGACCCAGCTTCGCGAGAAGCTACGCACATGGCAGAAAGAGATGAACGCCAAGATGCCTCAGCCGAACCCGAACTATCGCGGCGGCGCGAAATAG
- a CDS encoding PSD1 and planctomycete cytochrome C domain-containing protein, translating to MFAVCTGLAQAQDEPEATVKFNRDVKPILAKKCFACHGPGSQEGGLRLDDREVATGETDSGEIAIVPGKVEESELIRRILSEDEFERMPPEGDPLKPEELEVIKTWINEGAKYQGHWAFEPVADPEPPKPEHEGWALNPIDQFILARLEEAGLEPNPKASKRTLIRRAYYNLTGLPPTKEEIEAFEADQSPDAYGKLIDRLLASEHYGEKWGRHWLDLVRFAETNSYERDGVKPNAWKYRDYVIRAFNENKPYDQFVLEQLAGDEIENPTPETIIATGYYRLGVWDDEPADPLLHIYDQYDDLITTTGKAFLAVTVNCARCHDHKIDPITQANYYEFLSFFKGMKPYGTRGSVAFSQKEISGSEIISAHENHHREVRAVEDRMNQIVRAAIEQLPEEERKEIRKERDRNRRREKMDERIADLVPNDASEYRELKKQMDGLREKEKYLPAREFALAVNQSDKKPEPTTIMMRGNPHVPGDVVEPGFPKFFNEPKPEIPEPKDGQETSGRRLVLAKWIASDKNMMTARVMVNRIWQFQFGRGIVRTSSNFGQLGTPPTHPELLDWLATEFVESGWDIKHMQKLMMLSATYQMSSDGAEKGLAQDPGNDLMWRFNSRRLTAEEVRDSILLVNGRLNDKMYGHGFYPKISDEVMAGQSKPGDGWGNSSYEEQARRAVYIHVKRSLVTPLLSTFDFPDTDAPCEERFVTTQPAQALGMINGFFANQQAEELAKRVRETGATTPEDKIREAIEFTMAREANDRDVKVGISLMNDLQKDHGLDAERSFDLYCLMLINLNEFFFLD from the coding sequence ATGTTCGCTGTTTGCACCGGTCTGGCCCAGGCTCAAGACGAGCCGGAAGCCACCGTTAAATTCAATCGCGATGTCAAGCCAATTCTGGCGAAAAAGTGCTTTGCATGCCATGGTCCTGGATCTCAGGAGGGTGGGCTTCGTTTGGACGATCGCGAGGTCGCAACGGGGGAAACCGACTCAGGCGAAATCGCCATCGTGCCCGGCAAGGTGGAAGAAAGCGAACTCATTCGCCGCATTCTTTCGGAAGACGAATTCGAACGCATGCCCCCCGAAGGTGATCCCCTCAAGCCGGAGGAGTTGGAAGTGATTAAGACCTGGATCAACGAAGGGGCCAAGTATCAAGGGCACTGGGCCTTTGAACCGGTCGCCGATCCAGAGCCACCCAAACCCGAACATGAAGGTTGGGCCCTGAACCCAATCGACCAATTCATTCTGGCTCGGTTGGAAGAAGCGGGTCTCGAGCCAAACCCGAAGGCCTCGAAGCGGACCCTCATCCGCCGGGCATACTACAACTTGACCGGCCTGCCGCCGACCAAGGAAGAGATCGAAGCATTTGAAGCCGATCAATCGCCAGACGCTTATGGCAAGCTGATCGATCGATTGCTCGCCTCGGAGCATTACGGTGAAAAGTGGGGCCGACATTGGCTCGATCTGGTTCGTTTCGCTGAGACTAACAGCTACGAACGAGACGGCGTTAAGCCGAATGCCTGGAAGTATCGTGACTACGTGATCCGTGCTTTCAACGAAAACAAGCCTTACGACCAGTTCGTTCTCGAGCAGTTGGCTGGCGATGAAATCGAAAACCCCACGCCAGAAACGATCATCGCTACCGGCTATTATCGCCTAGGTGTGTGGGACGACGAACCAGCCGATCCGCTGCTGCATATTTACGATCAATACGACGACCTGATTACCACCACCGGGAAGGCGTTCCTGGCGGTCACGGTCAACTGTGCACGTTGCCACGACCACAAGATCGACCCGATCACTCAGGCGAACTACTACGAATTCCTATCCTTCTTCAAGGGAATGAAACCGTACGGTACGCGTGGCAGTGTCGCCTTCAGCCAGAAAGAAATCTCGGGCTCAGAAATCATTTCGGCTCACGAGAATCACCATCGGGAAGTGCGCGCCGTCGAAGACCGAATGAACCAGATCGTGCGGGCGGCGATCGAACAGCTTCCTGAAGAAGAACGCAAAGAGATCCGTAAGGAACGCGATCGCAACCGTCGGCGCGAAAAGATGGACGAACGGATCGCCGATCTCGTCCCGAACGACGCTTCCGAGTATCGCGAACTGAAGAAGCAGATGGATGGTCTTCGCGAGAAGGAAAAGTATCTGCCAGCTCGCGAATTCGCCCTGGCTGTGAATCAAAGTGACAAGAAGCCAGAGCCAACCACCATCATGATGCGTGGCAATCCCCACGTTCCTGGAGACGTCGTCGAACCAGGCTTCCCGAAGTTCTTCAACGAACCGAAGCCTGAGATTCCCGAACCAAAGGATGGCCAGGAAACCTCAGGTCGCCGTCTGGTGCTCGCCAAGTGGATTGCCTCGGATAAGAACATGATGACCGCTCGTGTGATGGTGAACCGTATATGGCAATTCCAGTTCGGCCGCGGCATCGTGCGAACCTCGAGCAACTTCGGTCAGCTCGGTACCCCTCCGACCCATCCAGAACTGCTGGACTGGCTGGCTACCGAGTTCGTGGAAAGTGGCTGGGACATCAAGCATATGCAGAAGCTGATGATGCTCTCGGCGACCTATCAGATGTCGTCCGACGGTGCGGAAAAGGGTTTGGCCCAGGACCCCGGCAACGACCTGATGTGGCGATTCAATTCGCGTCGTCTAACGGCCGAAGAGGTCCGCGACTCGATCCTGCTGGTCAACGGTCGCCTGAACGACAAGATGTACGGACATGGCTTCTACCCGAAGATTTCGGACGAAGTGATGGCTGGCCAGTCGAAGCCTGGTGACGGCTGGGGCAACTCGTCGTACGAAGAACAGGCTCGTCGTGCGGTCTACATCCACGTGAAGCGATCGCTGGTAACGCCACTGTTGTCGACGTTCGACTTCCCAGATACAGACGCCCCTTGCGAAGAACGGTTTGTGACCACGCAGCCCGCTCAGGCCTTGGGGATGATCAATGGTTTCTTTGCGAATCAGCAGGCCGAAGAACTGGCCAAGCGAGTTCGTGAAACCGGAGCGACCACGCCAGAAGATAAGATTCGCGAAGCGATCGAATTTACGATGGCCCGCGAAGCCAACGACCGCGACGTGAAGGTTGGTATCTCGCTGATGAATGACCTGCAGAAGGACCATGGTCTAGATGCCGAACGGTCATTCGACTTGTACTGCCTGATGCTGATCAACTTGAACGAATTCTTCTTCCTGGACTAA
- a CDS encoding TadE/TadG family type IV pilus assembly protein, translating into MSLISSACTDRASDRVNLGEMTGTLRSRHFGLDKRCRLFRLKRSGAAVVEFAIVAPLFFLLIFGMIEYGRMVMVQQVITNASREGARRAVLDGATTAEVISAVNGFLDSAAVDSSGAQVILSPDPPENAGFGGAVSVTVRVPFAEVSWLPSPMYLGATTLEAKTTMRRETVQ; encoded by the coding sequence ATGAGCCTGATATCGTCTGCATGCACAGACCGCGCAAGCGACCGTGTTAACTTGGGTGAGATGACGGGGACTTTGCGTTCCCGACATTTCGGCCTTGATAAGAGATGCCGATTATTCCGATTGAAACGGTCAGGGGCAGCGGTTGTTGAATTTGCCATTGTGGCGCCGCTCTTCTTCCTGCTGATTTTCGGAATGATTGAGTACGGTCGCATGGTCATGGTGCAGCAGGTGATTACCAACGCTTCCCGCGAAGGTGCTCGCCGAGCCGTCCTGGACGGAGCAACCACCGCCGAAGTGATTTCGGCGGTGAATGGCTTTCTCGACTCAGCAGCCGTCGATAGCAGTGGTGCACAAGTTATCCTTTCCCCGGATCCGCCTGAAAATGCCGGATTTGGCGGAGCGGTAAGCGTTACCGTTCGCGTTCCTTTCGCCGAAGTCAGTTGGTTGCCGTCTCCTATGTACTTAGGGGCCACCACCTTGGAAGCGAAAACAACAATGCGGAGAGAAACCGTTCAATAG
- a CDS encoding Flp family type IVb pilin yields the protein MQGLIQKVQNFLVSEDGPTAVEYAVMLALIVIVCLTAIQAIGTQANATFTKIGTDMQTANTTGGAL from the coding sequence ATGCAAGGTCTCATCCAGAAGGTACAGAATTTCCTCGTATCGGAAGACGGTCCCACCGCGGTTGAATACGCCGTGATGCTGGCTCTGATCGTCATCGTATGTCTGACCGCCATCCAGGCGATCGGTACCCAGGCGAACGCCACGTTCACCAAGATCGGTACGGACATGCAGACCGCTAACACCACTGGTGGTGCTCTCTAA
- a CDS encoding nucleoside permease, with product MVKKFISRYILSIVVEMIENPKLIGLSVMMFLQFFIWGAWYVTLGPYMAKHEMFDMISWAYTVGPIAAIISPFFLGFVADRFFASERVLFAMHLLGALAMFAAPFAAEQSATALVVIVFLHMLCYMPTLGLTNTLAFSNIDDQERLFPIIRVFGTIGWIAANVTVSSLLEADTTDMQFYVAGFAGLALALFSFVLPHTPPPSAGKAISFREIIGADTLALMKERSFSVFIIGSFLICIPLSAYYAYASTFVGKVGFEQKATVMSIGQGSEIVFMLLMPLFFSRLGVKWMLFAGMAAWVVRYGLFAGADVDNVQWMVVLGILLHGICYDFFFVTGFIYTDKKCGKELRGQAQGFLVFVTQGLGLGIGAQVMGAIAAAFTNEEGVSNWQMIWLMPCIMAGVVMILFGLLFNDKVDAADDETGYGTDEAPATEPSH from the coding sequence ATGGTGAAGAAGTTCATCAGTCGCTACATTCTCTCGATCGTGGTTGAGATGATCGAGAATCCGAAGTTGATCGGGCTTTCGGTGATGATGTTTCTCCAATTCTTTATTTGGGGGGCATGGTATGTGACGCTGGGGCCTTATATGGCCAAGCACGAAATGTTCGACATGATTTCGTGGGCGTACACAGTGGGGCCGATCGCGGCGATCATTTCCCCTTTCTTTCTCGGATTTGTAGCCGACCGCTTTTTTGCCTCGGAACGGGTTTTGTTCGCGATGCATTTGCTCGGTGCGTTGGCCATGTTCGCCGCACCTTTCGCCGCCGAGCAGAGCGCGACCGCATTGGTGGTGATCGTGTTTCTGCACATGCTGTGCTATATGCCGACGCTGGGGCTTACCAACACCCTGGCTTTTTCGAACATTGACGATCAGGAACGACTCTTTCCGATCATTCGCGTATTCGGGACGATCGGCTGGATCGCGGCGAATGTTACGGTCAGCTCTTTGCTGGAGGCGGATACCACCGACATGCAGTTCTACGTGGCTGGGTTCGCAGGGTTAGCGCTCGCGTTGTTCAGCTTCGTACTCCCGCACACGCCACCTCCGTCGGCCGGCAAGGCGATCTCATTTCGCGAAATCATTGGGGCAGATACCTTGGCACTGATGAAAGAACGCTCGTTCAGCGTGTTCATCATCGGCTCGTTTCTGATCTGTATTCCGCTGTCCGCTTATTACGCCTATGCCTCCACATTCGTGGGCAAGGTCGGTTTCGAGCAAAAGGCGACGGTCATGTCGATCGGGCAGGGCTCGGAAATCGTGTTCATGCTGCTGATGCCACTCTTCTTCAGCCGTCTGGGTGTGAAGTGGATGCTGTTCGCCGGTATGGCTGCCTGGGTTGTTCGCTACGGTCTGTTTGCTGGTGCCGATGTTGACAACGTGCAGTGGATGGTGGTGCTGGGCATTTTGCTGCATGGTATCTGCTACGACTTCTTCTTTGTCACCGGGTTTATTTACACCGACAAGAAATGCGGCAAGGAGCTGCGTGGTCAGGCCCAAGGCTTCCTGGTCTTCGTGACCCAGGGTCTTGGTTTGGGGATCGGTGCCCAGGTGATGGGGGCGATTGCCGCTGCATTCACCAACGAAGAAGGAGTCTCGAACTGGCAGATGATCTGGCTGATGCCTTGTATCATGGCCGGGGTCGTGATGATTCTGTTCGGTCTGCTATTCAACGATAAGGTGGATGCCGCCGACGACGAGACCGGATACGGTACCGACGAGGCTCCGGCGACCGAACCATCGCACTAA
- a CDS encoding prepilin peptidase, whose product MDLFVSLSEAIAQNWPVWVVTFTLILAAVIDGFELKVPNWITFPFVASGWVYSFCAFGFEGLGWSLLGTVVGLALLLPAYSIGGMGAGDVKLLAGVGAWMYGTHTFYAFCISAIVGAVLAVGMVAFRKAWKKHSDNARIILNEIMTIRDPNQLSSIAAERKPTMLLLPYGIPIAIGTIGYFFWMGLLV is encoded by the coding sequence ATGGATCTGTTTGTAAGCCTGTCGGAAGCAATCGCACAAAATTGGCCCGTGTGGGTCGTCACGTTCACCTTGATTCTGGCCGCTGTGATTGACGGCTTCGAGTTGAAGGTCCCGAACTGGATCACGTTCCCTTTCGTCGCCAGCGGCTGGGTCTACAGCTTCTGTGCGTTTGGCTTTGAAGGCCTTGGCTGGAGCCTGTTGGGCACCGTGGTCGGCCTGGCCCTGTTGCTGCCAGCCTACTCGATTGGCGGCATGGGCGCTGGCGACGTTAAGTTGCTAGCCGGTGTTGGTGCCTGGATGTATGGCACGCACACCTTCTATGCATTCTGCATCTCGGCCATCGTCGGTGCCGTCCTGGCTGTCGGTATGGTCGCCTTCCGCAAAGCTTGGAAGAAACACTCGGACAACGCTCGCATCATCCTGAACGAGATCATGACCATTCGTGATCCGAATCAGTTGTCGAGCATCGCTGCGGAGCGTAAGCCAACGATGCTACTGCTCCCTTATGGTATTCCGATCGCCATCGGAACCATTGGCTACTTCTTCTGGATGGGACTGCTGGTATGA